A segment of the Fusobacterium ulcerans genome:
AGAATATTGCTTCAATAATAATACACCTCCTTTTTATATTTATGTAAAAGTATATTGAGTATACTATTTATAGTGTAGCACAAAAATCAAAAAATCAAAAGAAAGATTATTTTTTATTTAATAAAAAACAAATAATAATGTATTTTTTAAAAAATATTATTTTAATTTTAAAAAACAGAAAAAATATTAAGAAAAATTTCATAGTATCAACTCAATAAATGGAACTATAAAAAAGACAGTAAGATGCTAAGAAAGGACAAATTTATATAAAATAAAAAATCTTTAAGTGTTGTTTTGTTAAAAAATTGCAACTCAATCAATAAATGATATAATAATATTAAAATAATATAGCAACATTAGGAGGGGTATTTTCTATGAAGAAAATAATTGTTGAATTTTGGAATGAAATGGATAAGTAGAAGTGGGGTGAATTAAATAAGTATCTTTAGAAGAAGAAGCGATTTCATTTCATGCAGTTTCATTTTTTGTTTTTGAAAATGGAAAAATAAAAAAATTAGATGAATATTGGGGAGAGTATGGAAAAGTTTCTCGATGGAGAAAAGAAATAAAAATAGGAAGAAAAATAAAATCATAATTTTAAGAAGAATAAATAATTAAGTAAATGAAAATTAAAGGAGGAAAAATGTGAATAAAGATATTCAAAATTATATTATGAAATATACTGATGAGATACAACAACTTTTTTGTGAATTAAGAATACTTATTATTCAAAGTGTTTCCTGTGATATTGAAGAAAAACTATGGGCAAAAATTCCCAGTTATTATGATGGAGATAGATTTATTCGACTAATCCCATTCAAAGATCATATAAATATTGAAGCAGCAGCCATCATAGAGAATAAAGATAAGTTGAAAGAATTTAAAATAACTCCTAAAGGTATGTTACAGATTTATTGTAACCAAACTATACCAGAGAGGGTTTTAAAAATAATATTCAAAGACACACTTTCTGAAGTACCAGATAAATAAAGAGGAGAAAAGAATTAAAGAGGAGAAAAGAATTATGGAGATAAAAAATAAGAATTCTAAATAGGGAAAAAATATAATAGAGAGTCAGCATTCTTATAAGAAATAAACAGCCTCAACTCATTAAATTTAGAGCTTTGGCTGTTTAAAAATAAATTATATGTTATTTCATTACCTTTGCTTCTCCTGTTAAAACGACTTTTCCATCTTGATTAGTACATATTGTTGAAAGAATTATTTTCCTTTGCTCCTCTATAATATCAATGATTTCACACACAGCAGTGATAGTATCTCCTAGATAAACCGGCTGCTTGAATTTCAAAGTTTGTTCCAGATAAATTGTTCCCTCTCCTGGAAGTCTGGTTCCCAGTATAGCAGATATCAATCCAGCTGTAAGCATTCCATGAGCTATTCTTTTTTTAAATCTTGAAGTTTCAGCATATGTTTTATTTAGATGTATTGGATTACAATCTAAACTGATGCCAGAATACAAAATAATATCTGTTTCTGTAATTGTTTTACTAATGCTTTCTTTCATTCCTATTTTTAAGTTTTCAAATTCCATAACAGTCACTCCTTAAAAAACTTTTCTAGTGAGACCATATATCTGACGAGCTTCATCTGGAGTAGCAGCTTCCAGTCCATTCATCTCCAACAATTCTTTAGCTCTTTTTACAAACTGAGCATTTGATTCAGCCAGTACACCCTTCTGCCACATAACATTGTCTTCCATACCTACACGAATATGTCCTCCCATTGCTATTGTAGTCATTAAGATAGGCATGTGACCTGATCCGATTCCACATGCAGCCCATGTTGATCCTGCTGGAATTAAACTTTTAAGAAATACAAGATTTTCAACTGTATTTGTCATTCCCCCTGGACATCCTAAAACTATCTGGAAATGACAAGGAGCTTTTAATATTCCTTTTTTCATGTAGTAGATTGCATTATATATCATACCAGCATCAAAAATTTCTATTTCTGGTTTTATATTACTTTCAATTAAAGCAGTTCCCAGTTTCTCTAAAAAACGAGGATGGTTTTCAAAAATTGTACGATGTTGCCAGTTAAGAGTTCCAGCATCATATGATGCCATCTCTGGAAGTAATTTTTGAAGAGGGTATATTCTCTCCTCATCTCCAAATCCTACACTCCCTGAACTTGTTATATTAATACAGATATCACAATCTTTATAGGCTCTTATTCTTTCAATAGTCTCTTTATATTTTTCAAAATCAGTTGATGGAGTTCCATCATCATTTCTTACATGAATATGAGCTATTGCAGCTCCAGCTTTCCAGCATTCATATACATCTTTTGCTATCTCTTCAGGGGTAATAGATAGATTAGGATTTTGTTCTCTTGTAGGCCATGATCCTGTTATTGCTGCTGTTATTACTCTTTTATTTTTTAAATCTGACATAAATTATTCCTCCTTAATATTTATAAAAACATTACTATTATTATTGTAGAAACTACTGTTACGATAAGTGGAATCATAATGCTGCAAACAAATACATGTTTATAGGCAGTTTTATGATTCAATCCCAGTACTGCAAACATAAGAAACAATCCAGGTGAGTGTGGAAGTGTATCTAATGCTGAAGCTGAAATAGATGACAGCCTATGTAAAACAGGAAGATTTACTGGGACTGCAAGGAAAGTTTTTCCCAATGAATCATACATAATTTTTAAACCACCAGATGAAGATCCTGTAACTGCACAAACTACCATTGTTGCAACGATTGCCTGAACATAAGGATTTAATTGAAGTCCCAGCACCCAGCTCACTATATATTTAAAAGCTATTGAGTTAGATACAACTGTACCAAATCCTACAACTCCTGCCAGTCCTCCTATACTCGCTATTCCTCCTTCCAGACCTGTTGTAAAAATATTCTTCATATTTTTATCTTTAAATCTTGAAATATTTAAAACATATGTAAGAAATGCTCCTACAAGCATTCCTAATACTGCCAGCATAGTTGAGTTTGCTACAAATCTACTTCCTAAAATAATTATAAGTACAAGAGATACAAGGGGAGTGAAAGATACACCCACTGAAGGAAGCTGATTTCTATCTTTTATTTCATAAAGCAGAGGATCTATATTTTCAGGATAAGTCCACTCTTCCCCTTTTTTTCTTGCCAGTCTTTCTGCATATCCCATGTATAAAATCGCCATTGTAAACATTGCTATTGAAGCCAGAATTCCAAATACAGGAGCAGCAGTCAGTGTTGTTCCCAGATATTGAGTTGGAATAACATTTGTTAAAGCTGTAGTTCCCGGAAGAGAAGTCATTGTATATGTTGCAGACCCTGTTATCAAACATGCCATTGTCAAATGTCTTGGAAAATTAGCTTCTTTGAATAGCAAAAACATAATAGGAGCTACAGCATAAACCACAACAAACAGGCTTACACCACCATATGTCAATACACTTATAATCAAAGTAGAAACTAAAAGCACTCTTTTCTTTCCAAACCAATCAATAAACTGATATCCTATGGAAGTTGCACAGCCTGAAATATCCATTAGTTTTGCATATAGTGCAGAACTACAGAACAGTAAGAAATAACTGAAATAAGCACTTGTATATCCATTCATATAGTACTGAGAGAATCCAGTCCAGATAGAAATTCTGCTTGTCAATATAACAACCAGTGAAGCAAGCAGTGTTAATGGCAGAGCTCCAAGTCCCCGATATGCTCCTATTACTAAAACTATAACTGCTAATATTAAACCTATTACAGATAATGTATCCATCTTTCCTCCTAGTTTTATTTTTTCTCTTGATAGTATTTATACTCAAATAATTTATCATTAAAATATTTTAGATTATCCATTGAGAGAGGAAGAAGTTTCTTCTCTATCTTAGTGACTATCTCAACAACAGTGTCATTAAATGGAGTATCAATATTGTATTTATCCCCTGTTGAACTTACATATCCATTTATCATGAGAACCTCTGTTTTCTTTTCTTTTTCTAAATCTTGCAGCATGCTTGCTTTAGCTGTGTACATATCTTTATACATTTCCAAGAACATTCTTTGATTAGTATCAAACATTTCCTGATCTTTTATGTCGCATGAATAAGGCAGCTGCTCATTTAAAAGAATAGGCATTTTATATCCTTCTGCTTCACAACATCTTTTTACTTCTCTTGCCAGATAACTCAGGCAGGCTCTTGATTTTTCATCCTGCAAAATTTCTCCAAAAGTAGCTCCACATGCAGCAGACATTCCACTCATACATGCATTGTTTATCAGTTTACCCCATCTTGATGCCATTAAAGTATCAGTTATTTTTGCTCTTCCCATATATCCAAGTATTTCTGCTGCATTATTTACCCTTTCTCCTATAGTACCATCTATAGCTCCTATTTCAAAAAGATGATCATTTTTTGTTATATCCTGTGTCAGCTCTGATACTCCCGGCTTCACAAAAGTAGCTCCCCACAAAACAGTTCCTCCTAATGTTCTCTCTTCTCCTACATATCCAGCTACAAAATGTTCAGGAACTCCA
Coding sequences within it:
- a CDS encoding 3-keto-5-aminohexanoate cleavage protein, with protein sequence MSDLKNKRVITAAITGSWPTREQNPNLSITPEEIAKDVYECWKAGAAIAHIHVRNDDGTPSTDFEKYKETIERIRAYKDCDICINITSSGSVGFGDEERIYPLQKLLPEMASYDAGTLNWQHRTIFENHPRFLEKLGTALIESNIKPEIEIFDAGMIYNAIYYMKKGILKAPCHFQIVLGCPGGMTNTVENLVFLKSLIPAGSTWAACGIGSGHMPILMTTIAMGGHIRVGMEDNVMWQKGVLAESNAQFVKRAKELLEMNGLEAATPDEARQIYGLTRKVF
- a CDS encoding MaoC family dehydratase, with product MEFENLKIGMKESISKTITETDIILYSGISLDCNPIHLNKTYAETSRFKKRIAHGMLTAGLISAILGTRLPGEGTIYLEQTLKFKQPVYLGDTITAVCEIIDIIEEQRKIILSTICTNQDGKVVLTGEAKVMK
- a CDS encoding GntP family permease; translation: MDTLSVIGLILAVIVLVIGAYRGLGALPLTLLASLVVILTSRISIWTGFSQYYMNGYTSAYFSYFLLFCSSALYAKLMDISGCATSIGYQFIDWFGKKRVLLVSTLIISVLTYGGVSLFVVVYAVAPIMFLLFKEANFPRHLTMACLITGSATYTMTSLPGTTALTNVIPTQYLGTTLTAAPVFGILASIAMFTMAILYMGYAERLARKKGEEWTYPENIDPLLYEIKDRNQLPSVGVSFTPLVSLVLIIILGSRFVANSTMLAVLGMLVGAFLTYVLNISRFKDKNMKNIFTTGLEGGIASIGGLAGVVGFGTVVSNSIAFKYIVSWVLGLQLNPYVQAIVATMVVCAVTGSSSGGLKIMYDSLGKTFLAVPVNLPVLHRLSSISASALDTLPHSPGLFLMFAVLGLNHKTAYKHVFVCSIMIPLIVTVVSTIIIVMFL
- a CDS encoding ketopantoate reductase family protein, which gives rise to MKIGILGCGAMGTVMGAYMTKNGLDVELIDSYKEHVDVLNKNGAHIIGSVDMIVPVKAVTPEEMKGIYDLIFLFTKQTVNDTVLKNLLPHLNEKSTVCTLQNGVPEHFVAGYVGEERTLGGTVLWGATFVKPGVSELTQDITKNDHLFEIGAIDGTIGERVNNAAEILGYMGRAKITDTLMASRWGKLINNACMSGMSAACGATFGEILQDEKSRACLSYLAREVKRCCEAEGYKMPILLNEQLPYSCDIKDQEMFDTNQRMFLEMYKDMYTAKASMLQDLEKEKKTEVLMINGYVSSTGDKYNIDTPFNDTVVEIVTKIEKKLLPLSMDNLKYFNDKLFEYKYYQEKK